From a region of the Oncorhynchus mykiss isolate Arlee chromosome 32, USDA_OmykA_1.1, whole genome shotgun sequence genome:
- the LOC110489445 gene encoding zinc-binding protein A33-like encodes MASIVSLPEGNLSCSVCRDIFKDPVILSCRHGICKVCLLELWKHNDVLECPLCRRRSSLELPLDLNLKRQCEAVLQERSRGDTTESEVLCNLHNEKLELFCLEDKQLLCLKCRALKKNTNDGLCQIDKAAKNYKEKLQTALKSLQGNLKAFNKVIQSCDQAAENIKSQAQHTEKQIKKEFEKLHQFLRDEEADSIAALREEEEQRNKTVREKIEEMCREISSLSETIRAIEEELRAEDISFLQNYKVTMKRTQYTMPDLERVSGPLINVAKHLGNLQFKVWEKMQEIVQYTPVTLDPNTAHPRLRLSEDLTSVRDSDDIQWLPVNPERFDHLQFVLASEGFNSGTHSWLVEVGESENWTIGVITDSVQRSGLIKSGYWSVGYYEGKYWALCPPVPPTDITLRQKPKQIRVHLDCDRGKLSFSDPDNNTRLHAFTQHFTERVSPFIGNYCELHSLKILPLKVSVTVV; translated from the exons ATGGCTTCCATAGTATCTCTCCCAGAGGGGAATCTCTCCTGTTCTGTGTGCCGTGACATCTTCAAGGACCCGGTCATCCTGTCATGTAGACACGGCATCTGTAAAGTCTGCTTGTTGGAACTGTGGAAACATAACGACGTGCTGGAATGCCCTCTCTGTAGAAGAAGATCATCGCTGGAGCTTCCACTTGATCTGAATCTGAAGAGGCAGTGTGAGGCTGTCTTACAGGAGAGGAGTCGGGGAGATAcgactgagtctgaggtgctctGCAATCTGCATAATGAGAAGCTTGAGctcttctgtctggaggataaaCAGCTACTGTGTTTAAAGTGTAGGGCCTTAAAGAAAAACACCAACGACGGCCTTTGTCAGATCGATAAAGCTGCTAAGAATTATAAG GAGAAACTCCAAACTGCACTAAAATCCTTACAGGGAAACCTGAAGGCCTTTAACAAAGTTATACAATCCTGTGATCAAGCAGCAGAAAATATTAAG AGCCAGGCTCAGCACACAGAGAAGCAGATTAAGAAGGAGTTTGAAAAGCTTCATCAGTTTCTAAGAGATGAAGAGGCAGATAGTATAGCTGCACTgcgggaggaagaggagcagaggAATAAGACGGTGAGGGAGAAGATTGAAGAGATGTGCAGAGAGATATCATCACTGTCTGAAACAATcagagccattgaagaggagctAAGAGCTGAAGACATCTCATTCTTGCAG AACTACAAGGTCACAATGAAAAG AACCCAGTACACAATGCCGGATCTAGAGAGGGTTTCAGGTCCACTTATCAATGTGGCAAAGCACCTGGGAAACCTGCAGTTCAAAGTCTGGGAGAAGATGCAGGAGATTGTTCAATATA CTCCTGTGACTCTGGACCCCAATACTGCCCATCCGCGTCTCCGCCTGTCTGAAGATCTGACCAGTGTGAGAGACAGTGATGATATACAGTGGCTTCCTGTCAACCCAGAGAGGTTTGATCACCTCCAGTTTGTCCTGGCCTCTGAGGGCTTTAACTCAGGGACACACAGCTGGCTTGTTGAGGTTGGGGAGAGTGAAAACTGGACCATAGGTGTGATCACAGACTCTGTCCAGAGGTCTGGATTGATAAAGAGTGGATACTGGAGTGTCGGATATTACGAAGGTAAATACTGGGCATTATGCCCACCTGTTCCACCCACTGATATCACATTGAGACAGAAACCTAAGCAGATCAGAGTGCATCTGGACTGTGACAGAGGAAAGCTGTCATTCTCGGACCCTGATAATAACACACGTCTACACGCGTTCACACAACATTTCACAGAGAGAGTCTCTCCATTTATTGGTAATTACTGTGAACTCCACTCTCTAAAGATCTTACCACTGAAGGTCTCTGTAACAGTGGTTTAG